A stretch of Microbacterium caowuchunii DNA encodes these proteins:
- a CDS encoding MFS transporter yields MATQQTAPRGIALYRALPRRAGWSYLFATGFGRLPLSMVPLAILTLTTSATGSIAVGGFAAAAAALGEAVGAPASGTLADRFGQRPVLLAGVLVHVALLAALTAGAGIVPEPTTVALAGFAGLSLPQVGALSRARWLAIAPDDLPAAFAFEGVIDEIAYIFGPALVGIVAAFVSPQAAMLLTALLVTVFATQFAVHRTQRLVPRRASSRIGGASGTTLDRRGGRLALIGTLFLGLMCMGVFFGAAQTGLTAFARTAGIPDAGALLYAVMAVGSTLTTVSMVLVPDRVGPWTRWAVAAGGMTLGAVLLMSAPTIPWVVVAAFLAGAFQGPLLLTIYGVLGTVAEAGRAGYLMTLAASSVVIGIGAGSAVAGALAQESGPVGGFAVVVTACAVLLVAGLAGAARSVLRRSRRTA; encoded by the coding sequence ATGGCCACGCAGCAGACCGCACCCCGCGGCATCGCCCTGTACCGCGCCCTGCCCCGCCGGGCCGGCTGGAGCTACCTCTTCGCCACCGGCTTCGGGCGGCTGCCGCTGTCGATGGTGCCGCTGGCGATCCTCACGCTGACCACCTCCGCGACCGGATCCATCGCGGTGGGCGGGTTCGCCGCTGCGGCCGCGGCGCTGGGCGAAGCCGTCGGCGCGCCCGCCTCGGGCACGCTGGCGGACCGGTTCGGCCAGCGGCCGGTGCTCCTGGCGGGTGTGCTGGTCCACGTCGCGCTGCTGGCTGCGCTGACCGCCGGAGCGGGCATCGTGCCGGAACCGACGACGGTGGCACTCGCGGGCTTCGCCGGACTCAGCCTGCCCCAGGTCGGCGCGCTCTCCCGCGCCCGGTGGCTGGCCATCGCGCCGGACGACCTGCCCGCCGCGTTCGCGTTCGAGGGCGTCATCGACGAGATCGCCTACATCTTCGGCCCGGCGCTGGTCGGTATCGTCGCCGCGTTCGTCTCCCCTCAGGCGGCGATGCTGCTCACGGCCCTCCTCGTCACCGTCTTCGCCACGCAGTTCGCGGTGCACCGCACCCAGCGCCTGGTCCCCCGCCGCGCGTCGTCCCGCATTGGGGGCGCCTCCGGCACGACCCTCGACCGGCGGGGCGGGCGCCTCGCTCTGATCGGCACCCTCTTCCTGGGGCTGATGTGCATGGGCGTGTTCTTCGGCGCCGCCCAGACCGGGCTGACCGCCTTCGCCCGGACGGCGGGCATCCCGGATGCGGGGGCGCTGCTGTACGCCGTCATGGCGGTCGGCTCGACGCTCACGACCGTGTCGATGGTGCTCGTCCCCGACCGCGTCGGCCCCTGGACCCGCTGGGCGGTCGCTGCGGGCGGGATGACGCTGGGGGCCGTCCTGCTGATGTCCGCCCCGACGATCCCCTGGGTCGTGGTCGCCGCATTCCTCGCCGGGGCGTTCCAGGGACCCCTCCTGCTCACGATCTACGGCGTCCTGGGCACGGTCGCCGAGGCCGGCCGGGCGGGGTACCTCATGACCCTCGCCGCGAGCAGCGTCGTGATCGGCATCGGAGCGGGATCCGCCGTCGCCGGCGCGCTCGCGCAGGAGAGCGGTCCGGTGGGCGGATTCGCGGTCGTCGTGACGGCCTGCGCGGTACTGCTGGTCGCCGGTCTCGCCGGAGCCGCGCGCTCGGTGCTGCGCCGGTCGCGCCGCACCGCCTGA
- a CDS encoding class I SAM-dependent methyltransferase, which yields MGSDHYFTASPASPENLRTIRVTLGGRDVEVVTAGGVFSPDRLDAGTAVLLANTPPPPPGGHFLDLGCGWGPISLTLATLSPHATVWAVDVNQRALDLVRRNAEKLGLDNVNAVTPDDVPDDVMFRTIRSNPPIRVGKHELHGMLERWIPRLDERSDAWLVVARNLGSDSLQRWLAATFPDGYSVHRAATARGFRVLKVRRHGTPQTAPIELP from the coding sequence ATGGGGAGTGACCATTACTTCACCGCGTCGCCCGCCAGTCCCGAGAACCTGCGCACGATCCGTGTGACGCTGGGCGGCCGCGATGTCGAGGTCGTTACCGCCGGCGGCGTGTTCAGCCCGGACCGGCTGGACGCCGGTACCGCCGTGCTGCTGGCCAATACGCCGCCCCCTCCGCCGGGTGGCCACTTCCTCGATCTCGGATGCGGCTGGGGCCCCATCTCGCTGACGCTCGCGACCCTGTCGCCGCACGCCACGGTGTGGGCGGTGGACGTGAACCAGCGTGCGCTGGACCTCGTCCGCCGCAACGCGGAGAAGCTGGGTCTCGACAATGTCAACGCGGTGACTCCCGACGATGTTCCCGACGACGTGATGTTCCGCACCATCCGGTCGAACCCGCCGATCCGAGTGGGCAAGCACGAGCTCCACGGGATGCTGGAGCGCTGGATCCCGCGCCTCGACGAGAGATCCGACGCCTGGCTGGTCGTCGCCCGGAACCTCGGGTCCGATTCGCTGCAGCGATGGCTCGCCGCGACCTTCCCGGACGGCTACAGCGTGCACCGCGCCGCGACGGCCCGCGGCTTCCGGGTGCTCAAGGTCCGCCGCCACGGCACGCCGCAGACCGCGCCCATCGAACTGCCCTGA
- a CDS encoding helix-turn-helix domain-containing protein translates to MILVRHEIGEVLRDLRQQKGRTLRQVASRASVALGYLSEVERGQKEASSEILASVAEALDVPISTIMREVSDRLSVLEGITSFPDVVPDELVAMATPELSLR, encoded by the coding sequence ATGATCCTGGTTCGTCACGAGATCGGCGAAGTCCTCCGCGACCTCCGCCAGCAGAAGGGCCGTACCCTCCGACAGGTCGCCAGCCGCGCGAGCGTCGCTCTCGGTTACCTGAGCGAGGTCGAACGCGGTCAGAAGGAGGCCTCGAGCGAGATCCTCGCCTCGGTGGCCGAAGCTCTGGACGTGCCCATCTCCACCATCATGCGCGAAGTGTCCGATCGGCTGTCGGTCCTCGAAGGCATCACCTCGTTCCCGGACGTCGTCCCCGACGAGCTCGTCGCGATGGCGACGCCCGAGCTCTCCCTGCGCTGA
- a CDS encoding DUF3046 domain-containing protein: MRRSEFDRAVRDEFGAQGAYLVSDLHLSTMADRTASAALDAGEPARDVWLALCTEMDVPLARRHGVGRMEPRRS; the protein is encoded by the coding sequence ATGCGGCGCAGCGAGTTCGACCGCGCGGTCCGGGACGAGTTCGGGGCTCAGGGCGCGTACCTGGTCTCCGACCTGCACCTGTCCACCATGGCGGATCGCACCGCATCGGCCGCGCTGGACGCGGGCGAACCGGCCAGGGATGTGTGGCTCGCGCTCTGCACGGAGATGGACGTGCCGCTCGCCCGGCGCCACGGCGTCGGACGCATGGAGCCGCGCCGCTCCTGA
- a CDS encoding alpha/beta hydrolase family protein, with amino-acid sequence MTRTRRAHRRRWPFVIGGIVVAVGILAVVAIPLASAQLLLTPHHSLTTAAGSVQSVGEGEITLSRTDAGARAGTYGLTWSTDDGPSGEAVVGPVLRSDETSITRVFAPTDGTPPVGAKVSLNPNMWTGDPATALGLEFEDVEVAGELGAMPAWFVPGDGDTWVLFVHGIDGLRQSGLRPLTTIAEKKLPTLLITYRNDVGAPPSPNGLFSLGEREWRDLEAAADFALAQGAEKFVLYGDSMGGSIVTRFMHESPHAERVVGMVLDAPVLDWSAVIAGQADRLHLGWFTPLVQAVVQWRGDLSLSTLDELDQTEVFDRMPVLLFQGLADPLVPHVDSEGFARSLPDAQYVPVPGAGHIQSWNVDPEGYAQHLATFLAPFAPSAAP; translated from the coding sequence GTGACCCGCACACGCCGCGCACATCGTCGTCGCTGGCCGTTCGTCATCGGGGGAATCGTGGTCGCGGTGGGGATCCTCGCCGTGGTGGCCATCCCCCTCGCGAGCGCCCAGCTGCTGCTGACGCCGCACCACAGCCTCACGACCGCAGCCGGAAGCGTGCAGTCCGTGGGCGAGGGGGAGATCACCCTGTCCCGCACGGATGCCGGGGCACGCGCGGGCACCTATGGTCTCACCTGGTCCACCGACGACGGCCCGAGCGGTGAGGCCGTCGTCGGCCCCGTGCTGCGCTCGGACGAGACCTCCATCACCCGAGTGTTCGCACCCACGGACGGTACGCCGCCGGTGGGGGCGAAGGTCTCGCTCAACCCGAACATGTGGACGGGGGACCCCGCCACGGCGCTCGGCCTGGAGTTCGAAGACGTCGAGGTGGCCGGTGAACTCGGCGCGATGCCCGCGTGGTTCGTCCCCGGCGACGGCGACACCTGGGTGCTGTTCGTGCACGGCATCGACGGATTGCGTCAGAGCGGGCTGCGGCCCCTGACGACGATCGCCGAGAAGAAGCTGCCCACCCTGCTCATCACCTACCGCAACGACGTGGGAGCGCCGCCCAGCCCGAACGGTCTGTTCAGCCTCGGTGAGCGCGAGTGGCGCGACCTCGAGGCCGCCGCAGACTTCGCCCTCGCCCAAGGTGCGGAGAAGTTCGTGCTCTACGGCGACTCCATGGGCGGCAGCATCGTCACGCGGTTCATGCACGAGTCACCGCACGCGGAGCGGGTGGTCGGCATGGTCCTGGACGCACCCGTCCTGGACTGGTCCGCGGTCATCGCCGGACAGGCCGACCGTCTGCACCTCGGGTGGTTCACGCCGCTCGTACAGGCGGTGGTGCAGTGGCGCGGAGACCTGTCCCTGTCCACCCTCGACGAGCTCGACCAGACCGAGGTCTTCGACCGTATGCCGGTGCTGCTCTTCCAAGGACTGGCCGATCCGCTCGTCCCGCACGTCGACAGTGAGGGCTTCGCGCGTTCGTTGCCGGATGCGCAGTACGTGCCGGTCCCCGGCGCGGGGCACATCCAGAGCTGGAACGTGGACCCGGAGGGCTACGCGCAGCACCTCGCGACATTCCTGGCCCCCTTCGCGCCGTCCGCGGCACCCTGA
- the miaB gene encoding tRNA (N6-isopentenyl adenosine(37)-C2)-methylthiotransferase MiaB — protein sequence MTAPFSAPTLIAPSRAAVSESGDARTYEVRTFGCQMNVHDSERLSGSLESAGYVRAEDGTEADVIVINTCAVRDNAAGKLYGTLGHLKSRKDAHAGMQIAVGGCLAQMDKDTVLDKAPWVDVVFGTHNMGSLPSLLERARHNGEAELEILESLDVFPSTLPTKRDSIYSGWVSISVGCNNTCTFCIVPSLRGKEKDRRPGDILSEIRLLVDDGALEVTLLGQNVNSYGVEFGDRQAFGKLLRAAGEIEGLERIRFTSPHPAAFTDDVIDAMAETPAVMPQLHMPLQSGSDRILKAMRRSYRSEKFLGILDRVRDRIPHAAISTDIIVGFPGETEEDFQETLRVVEQARFASAFTFQYSIREGTPAATMPDQVPKAVVQERYERLVALQERISLEENQKQLGREVEVLVSTGEGKKDAATHRLTGRAEDNRLVHFELPAGSEKPRPGDIVTVRITHAAPFHLLADAPDGAPLRVRRTRSGDAWDRAQAASCGVPADPGAPRAVSLGLPALRPEA from the coding sequence ATGACTGCCCCCTTCAGTGCGCCGACCCTGATCGCCCCGTCCCGTGCGGCGGTCTCCGAGAGCGGCGACGCACGCACCTACGAGGTGCGCACCTTCGGCTGCCAGATGAACGTGCACGACTCCGAGCGGCTGTCCGGATCCCTGGAGAGCGCCGGGTACGTGCGCGCCGAGGACGGCACCGAGGCCGATGTCATCGTCATCAACACCTGTGCCGTGCGCGACAACGCCGCGGGCAAGCTGTACGGCACCCTCGGTCACCTCAAGTCCCGTAAGGACGCCCACGCGGGGATGCAGATCGCGGTGGGCGGCTGCCTCGCGCAGATGGACAAGGACACCGTCCTGGACAAAGCCCCCTGGGTGGACGTCGTGTTCGGCACGCACAACATGGGGTCGTTGCCGAGCCTGCTCGAACGCGCCCGCCACAACGGCGAGGCGGAACTCGAGATCCTCGAATCGCTCGACGTGTTCCCCTCCACCCTGCCCACCAAGCGCGACAGCATCTACAGCGGCTGGGTGTCGATCTCGGTCGGCTGCAACAACACCTGCACCTTCTGCATCGTGCCGAGCCTGCGCGGCAAGGAGAAGGACCGCCGTCCCGGCGACATCCTGAGCGAGATCCGCCTGCTCGTGGACGACGGCGCACTCGAGGTGACCCTGCTCGGCCAGAACGTCAACTCCTACGGGGTCGAGTTCGGCGACCGCCAGGCGTTCGGGAAGCTCCTGCGCGCAGCAGGCGAGATCGAAGGTCTGGAGCGCATCCGCTTCACCAGTCCGCACCCGGCGGCCTTCACCGACGACGTCATCGATGCGATGGCGGAGACCCCTGCCGTCATGCCGCAGCTGCACATGCCCCTGCAGTCGGGCAGCGACCGGATCCTGAAGGCCATGCGGCGGTCGTACCGTTCGGAGAAGTTCCTCGGCATCCTCGACCGCGTCCGCGACCGCATCCCGCACGCGGCGATCTCGACCGACATCATCGTGGGCTTCCCCGGTGAGACGGAGGAGGACTTCCAGGAGACGCTGCGGGTCGTGGAACAGGCGAGGTTCGCCAGCGCGTTCACGTTCCAGTACTCGATCCGGGAGGGCACACCGGCGGCCACCATGCCGGACCAGGTGCCCAAGGCCGTCGTCCAGGAGCGCTACGAGCGTCTCGTCGCCCTCCAGGAGCGGATCTCGCTCGAGGAGAACCAGAAGCAGCTCGGCCGGGAGGTCGAGGTGCTCGTGTCCACCGGGGAGGGCAAGAAGGATGCCGCCACGCACCGGCTGACCGGACGCGCCGAGGACAACCGCCTGGTCCACTTCGAGCTGCCGGCCGGATCCGAGAAGCCGCGTCCCGGCGACATCGTCACCGTCCGGATCACGCACGCCGCCCCCTTCCACCTGCTCGCGGATGCGCCCGACGGAGCGCCGCTGCGGGTGCGGCGCACGCGCTCGGGCGACGCCTGGGATCGGGCACAGGCCGCGTCCTGCGGCGTGCCGGCCGACCCGGGTGCACCGCGCGCGGTCTCCCTCGGGCTTCCCGCACTGCGCCCGGAGGCGTGA
- the dapF gene encoding diaminopimelate epimerase, translated as MSQTVPFTKGHGTGNDFVIVPDPEGALQLSPEQVAALCDRRFGIGGDGMLRVVRSRAIPEGRDAAASGAEWFMDYRNADGSIAEMCGNGTRVFARYLVETGLADIDAGLLIGTRAGVKTLTRSDNGFEVDLGPWRIEPGDVLVRAQGLQVPRPGVAIDVGNPHVVVALSSEAELEGLGLASRPLLEPEPRDGANVEFVVPGDPLVQGGVGAIRMRVFERGVGETLSCGTGVAAAALAVRHWAGTAAPDDWTVDVPGGTLGVRMREGRVLLSGPATLVFHGEVALA; from the coding sequence ATGTCGCAGACCGTTCCGTTCACGAAAGGACACGGCACGGGCAACGACTTCGTCATCGTGCCCGACCCGGAGGGAGCCCTCCAGCTGTCCCCCGAGCAGGTGGCCGCTCTCTGCGATCGGCGCTTCGGCATCGGGGGCGACGGCATGCTGCGGGTGGTCCGCTCCCGGGCGATCCCGGAGGGACGGGATGCCGCCGCATCCGGCGCCGAGTGGTTCATGGACTACCGCAATGCCGACGGCAGCATCGCGGAGATGTGCGGCAACGGCACACGCGTGTTCGCGCGCTACCTCGTGGAGACCGGCCTCGCCGACATCGACGCCGGACTCCTCATCGGCACGCGTGCGGGGGTGAAGACGCTCACCCGCAGCGACAACGGGTTCGAGGTCGACCTGGGTCCCTGGCGGATCGAGCCCGGGGACGTGCTCGTGCGTGCGCAGGGCCTGCAGGTGCCGCGGCCGGGAGTCGCGATCGACGTCGGGAACCCGCACGTCGTCGTGGCGCTGTCCTCCGAGGCGGAGCTGGAAGGACTGGGCCTCGCGTCCCGCCCCCTGCTCGAGCCCGAACCGCGCGACGGCGCCAACGTGGAGTTCGTCGTGCCCGGCGATCCGCTCGTGCAGGGCGGTGTGGGTGCGATCCGGATGCGGGTGTTCGAACGCGGTGTGGGGGAGACCCTGAGCTGCGGGACCGGCGTCGCCGCGGCCGCACTGGCGGTGCGCCACTGGGCGGGGACCGCCGCCCCCGACGACTGGACCGTGGACGTGCCGGGCGGCACGCTCGGGGTCCGCATGCGCGAGGGAAGGGTCCTGCTGTCGGGGCCGGCGACCCTGGTGTTCCACGGTGAGGTCGCGCTGGCCTGA
- the miaA gene encoding tRNA (adenosine(37)-N6)-dimethylallyltransferase MiaA, whose product MPRLWVLAGATGTGKTALSLSLAEHLVATCVPAEIVNADAMQLYRGMDIGTAKLPESERRGIPHHLFDVLDVTDEAAVARYQDVARETVRAIHSRGADAILVGGSGLYVSSVVYDFRFPPHDHALRAALEAELETQGPGALFARLQEADPATAARIDAQNGRRIVRALEILAQGKQTYGAALPDRPRHWHPDTRLVGVHVDRAELVARLDDRVVGMWAGGLLEEVRALRERGLDQGVTARRAIGYAQAVAQLDGELSEADAVAQTQALTRRYARRQVSWFKRYEGVRWVAPDVAPAELTGTAR is encoded by the coding sequence ATGCCTCGGCTGTGGGTGCTGGCCGGGGCCACGGGCACGGGCAAGACCGCGCTGTCGCTCTCGCTCGCCGAGCACCTGGTCGCGACCTGCGTTCCCGCGGAGATCGTGAACGCCGATGCGATGCAGCTCTACCGGGGCATGGACATCGGTACGGCCAAGCTTCCGGAGTCCGAGCGTCGAGGGATCCCGCACCATCTCTTCGACGTGCTGGACGTCACCGACGAGGCCGCGGTCGCGCGCTATCAGGACGTCGCGCGCGAGACCGTCCGGGCGATCCATTCCCGCGGCGCGGATGCCATCCTGGTGGGCGGCTCCGGGCTGTACGTCTCGAGCGTCGTCTACGACTTCCGTTTCCCCCCGCACGATCACGCGCTGCGCGCCGCACTGGAGGCGGAACTCGAGACCCAGGGTCCCGGTGCCCTGTTCGCCCGGCTCCAGGAGGCGGATCCGGCGACGGCCGCGCGCATCGACGCGCAGAACGGCCGGCGCATCGTCCGTGCGCTGGAGATCCTCGCGCAGGGGAAGCAGACCTACGGTGCGGCGCTGCCGGACCGACCGCGCCACTGGCATCCGGACACGCGTCTGGTCGGCGTGCACGTGGACCGTGCCGAGCTGGTCGCCAGACTCGACGACCGGGTGGTCGGGATGTGGGCCGGAGGGCTGCTGGAGGAGGTCCGCGCGCTCCGCGAACGCGGTCTCGATCAGGGCGTCACCGCGCGCAGGGCGATCGGGTACGCCCAGGCCGTGGCGCAACTGGACGGGGAGCTCAGCGAGGCCGACGCCGTCGCGCAGACCCAGGCGCTCACCCGACGGTACGCGCGGCGTCAGGTGTCCTGGTTCAAGAGGTACGAGGGCGTGCGCTGGGTCGCGCCGGACGTGGCCCCCGCGGAGTTGACCGGCACCGCCCGGTGA
- the recA gene encoding recombinase RecA: protein MPSPADREKALESALAQIDRQFGKGSVMRLGSDDRAPVEVIPTGSIALDVALGIGGLPRGRIVEIYGPESSGKTTLTLHAIANAQRAGGIAAFIDAEHALDPDYAMKLGVDIDQLLVSQPDTGEQALEIADMLVRSGSIDLIVIDSVAALVPKAEIEGDMGDSHVGLQARLMSQALRKLTGGLNQTNTTMIFINQLREKIGVFFGSPETTAGGKALKFYASVRLDIRRIETLKDGTDAVGNRTRVKVVKNKMAPPFKQAEFDILYGVGISREGSLIDFGVEHTIVKKSGAWYTYEGEQLGQGKENARNFLLKNPDIAADIEQKIKVKLGIGQPRGEAEAAPAVDELAKKRPA from the coding sequence ATGCCATCACCCGCCGACCGCGAAAAGGCCCTCGAATCGGCCCTCGCCCAGATCGACCGGCAGTTCGGGAAGGGCTCGGTCATGCGGCTGGGCAGCGACGATCGCGCACCGGTCGAAGTCATCCCCACCGGCTCCATCGCCCTGGATGTGGCCCTCGGCATCGGCGGTCTCCCGCGCGGGCGCATCGTCGAGATCTACGGCCCGGAATCCTCGGGTAAGACGACGTTGACTCTGCACGCGATCGCGAACGCCCAGCGCGCCGGAGGCATCGCCGCCTTCATCGACGCGGAGCACGCGCTCGACCCCGACTACGCGATGAAGCTGGGCGTCGACATCGACCAGCTGCTGGTGTCCCAGCCCGACACCGGTGAGCAGGCCCTCGAGATCGCCGACATGCTCGTGCGCTCGGGATCCATCGATCTGATCGTCATCGACTCCGTGGCAGCCCTCGTGCCGAAGGCCGAGATCGAGGGCGACATGGGCGACTCGCACGTGGGGCTCCAGGCCCGCCTGATGTCGCAGGCGCTGCGAAAGCTCACCGGTGGGCTGAACCAGACGAACACCACCATGATCTTCATCAACCAGCTGCGCGAGAAGATCGGCGTGTTCTTCGGGTCCCCCGAGACGACGGCCGGCGGTAAGGCACTGAAGTTCTACGCGTCCGTGCGTCTGGACATCCGTCGCATCGAGACGTTGAAGGACGGTACGGACGCCGTGGGCAACCGCACCCGCGTCAAGGTCGTGAAGAACAAGATGGCCCCGCCGTTCAAGCAGGCGGAGTTCGACATCCTCTACGGCGTCGGCATCTCCCGTGAGGGCAGCCTCATCGACTTCGGCGTGGAGCACACCATCGTCAAGAAGTCCGGCGCCTGGTACACCTACGAGGGCGAGCAGCTGGGCCAGGGCAAGGAGAACGCCCGCAACTTCCTGCTGAAGAACCCGGACATCGCCGCGGACATCGAGCAGAAGATCAAGGTGAAGCTGGGCATCGGGCAGCCCCGCGGCGAGGCCGAGGCGGCTCCCGCCGTCGATGAGCTCGCCAAGAAGCGTCCGGCCTGA
- a CDS encoding serine hydrolase, which produces MRVVVSVVVTAALLVLTGCASSVSPAAPPSEVALPDTAAGRMAGWVLEVMNADADSTVQQWEGRMHPDFRAEVSADEVTELINTRIRPARPLVATAYRGAEREAVITVEGRRGEPFDMSVVVDAEDRITGLLLAPAAPPRESAGTVDEVAERLQTLPGEVRALVLEDGRPLIEHEPDTSAPLGSVFKLYVLGAVADAVAAGRLTWEEALTVTDDVRSLPSGELQDAPPGTTVTVAEAARKMIAISDNTATDLLIGAVGRDAVEDAVAAMGHHDPAALRPFPTTREFFALLWGGHAELVAAWAGGDEQARRDVLAELADRPFRVDVADADDTPRWGQGLEWFATARDVAHAHEALAERATADSNVAAVLTENPGLPLDAGTWTGIAFKGGSSPGVLAGSWRAQHTDGRVLTVVVLASDPDSPVSAETQSELFGLVTDLFALRG; this is translated from the coding sequence ATGCGCGTGGTGGTCTCGGTCGTCGTGACGGCCGCTCTGTTGGTACTGACCGGCTGCGCGTCGTCCGTCTCCCCCGCGGCACCTCCGAGCGAGGTCGCCCTGCCCGACACGGCGGCGGGGCGGATGGCGGGCTGGGTGCTCGAGGTCATGAACGCCGACGCGGATTCCACCGTCCAGCAGTGGGAAGGGCGTATGCATCCGGACTTCCGCGCCGAGGTCAGCGCGGACGAGGTGACGGAACTCATCAACACCCGGATCCGTCCTGCTCGGCCACTCGTCGCGACCGCGTATCGCGGAGCGGAGCGCGAGGCGGTCATCACGGTCGAGGGGCGCCGGGGCGAGCCGTTCGACATGTCGGTCGTCGTGGACGCCGAGGACCGCATCACCGGGCTGCTGCTCGCCCCGGCGGCTCCGCCCCGCGAGAGCGCGGGCACCGTCGACGAGGTGGCGGAACGGCTGCAGACGCTGCCGGGGGAGGTCAGGGCACTCGTGCTCGAGGACGGCCGCCCGCTCATCGAGCACGAACCGGACACGTCCGCGCCCCTCGGCTCGGTGTTCAAGCTCTACGTGCTGGGAGCGGTCGCGGACGCCGTTGCGGCGGGCCGGCTGACCTGGGAGGAGGCCCTCACCGTGACCGACGACGTGCGCAGCCTCCCGTCCGGAGAGCTGCAGGACGCCCCGCCGGGGACGACCGTCACGGTGGCCGAAGCCGCCCGGAAGATGATCGCCATCAGCGACAACACGGCCACCGATCTGCTCATCGGTGCGGTCGGGCGCGATGCCGTGGAGGACGCGGTCGCCGCCATGGGCCACCACGACCCCGCCGCGCTGCGCCCGTTCCCGACAACTCGCGAGTTCTTCGCGCTGCTCTGGGGCGGCCACGCGGAACTCGTCGCCGCCTGGGCCGGGGGCGACGAGCAGGCACGTCGTGACGTGCTCGCGGAACTGGCGGACCGGCCTTTCCGGGTCGACGTCGCGGATGCCGACGACACGCCCCGGTGGGGCCAGGGTCTCGAGTGGTTCGCGACCGCCCGGGACGTCGCCCACGCGCACGAGGCCCTCGCCGAGCGTGCCACGGCCGACTCGAACGTCGCGGCGGTACTCACCGAGAACCCGGGACTCCCCCTGGACGCGGGCACCTGGACCGGGATCGCCTTCAAGGGCGGCTCATCCCCGGGCGTCCTCGCCGGGTCGTGGCGGGCGCAGCACACCGATGGCAGGGTGCTGACGGTCGTCGTCCTCGCCTCCGATCCGGACTCGCCCGTCTCGGCCGAGACGCAGTCGGAACTCTTCGGCCTGGTGACCGACCTGTTCGCCCTGCGCGGGTAA
- a CDS encoding regulatory protein RecX, with amino-acid sequence MRTGDGGGPDRLAPVTPLFGPRGGAAVPADAEPVEEPLAEQWHPTWRSDPAPGPGRLPDGLPTRTSRARPVFFTVDDAEDVDDAGDEHAGDEHGGDEHGVDAASTPDLDGAERMLLRKLTARQLSVSEARSLLRTQELASDAVEQLIAVFLDRGYLDDGRLAEQLVHAGSERKGQGRRAIAQTLSARGVPRDVADAALAVLPDDDADRALEFARTKARQLRHLDETTALRRLMGQLSRRGYPGSVASAAARTALSENSSGGGVRFS; translated from the coding sequence ATGCGCACCGGAGACGGGGGCGGGCCGGACCGGCTCGCCCCCGTGACCCCGCTGTTCGGGCCCCGCGGAGGGGCGGCCGTCCCGGCGGATGCGGAGCCGGTGGAGGAGCCGCTCGCCGAGCAGTGGCATCCCACCTGGCGAAGCGATCCCGCCCCCGGGCCAGGACGTCTTCCCGACGGGCTGCCCACGCGGACCTCGCGCGCGCGCCCGGTCTTCTTCACCGTCGACGACGCGGAGGATGTGGACGACGCGGGTGACGAGCACGCGGGTGACGAGCACGGGGGTGACGAGCACGGTGTCGATGCCGCGAGCACGCCGGATCTCGACGGAGCCGAGCGGATGCTGTTACGCAAACTCACCGCCCGGCAGCTCTCCGTGTCGGAGGCCAGGTCCCTCCTGCGGACGCAGGAGCTCGCATCGGACGCGGTCGAGCAGCTCATCGCGGTCTTCCTCGACCGTGGTTATCTCGACGACGGTCGGCTCGCGGAGCAACTCGTGCACGCGGGCAGCGAACGTAAGGGCCAGGGCCGCCGCGCCATCGCCCAGACCCTCTCCGCCCGCGGGGTCCCACGGGACGTCGCGGACGCGGCGCTGGCCGTCCTCCCCGATGACGATGCCGATCGTGCCCTGGAGTTCGCCCGGACGAAGGCGCGCCAGCTCCGGCATCTCGACGAGACCACGGCGCTGCGCCGGCTCATGGGACAGCTGTCCCGTCGCGGCTACCCGGGTTCGGTGGCGTCCGCGGCAGCCCGAACCGCGCTGAGCGAGAACTCTTCCGGCGGGGGCGTCCGCTTCAGCTGA